The following coding sequences lie in one Methanobrevibacter olleyae genomic window:
- the coaBC gene encoding bifunctional phosphopantothenoylcysteine decarboxylase/phosphopantothenate--cysteine ligase CoaBC produces MEIVLCVTGSIAATETIKLAREFRRQGHRVKAFMTEEASKIIHPNALEFATGQEVVLNLSGKIEHVKYSQVDLILVAPATANIISKFAYKISDNPVSTLLITAYGHDTPIVFVPSMHDSMYDAVSENVLKLKREGIKFVNPRIDEGKAKFPAIEDIVLESIRAVNLDKVEKGIADEDLLSIANKNILISLGGTFEEIDPIRGISNRSSGKMGLELAKEAFIRGANLTILAAHHEVSIPKVFNVIGAESSSLMNEKIDELIPNFDIFIATAAVSDFTPINKEDFKISSSYNLSLEFEPLAKIIKRIKKINEDIFLVGFKAEYNISEEKMIDCAKIQMQEVGTDLVVANDVSNRGCEFGSETNEVILVSDEIKKVSLNSKKEIARSIFDEISTKI; encoded by the coding sequence ATGGAAATTGTTTTATGTGTTACTGGTAGTATTGCAGCTACTGAAACTATTAAACTAGCAAGGGAATTTAGAAGACAAGGACATAGGGTTAAAGCCTTTATGACTGAAGAAGCATCTAAAATTATTCATCCTAATGCTTTAGAGTTTGCTACTGGTCAAGAAGTTGTTTTAAACTTAAGTGGAAAAATTGAGCATGTAAAGTATTCTCAAGTTGATTTGATTTTAGTTGCTCCAGCTACTGCAAATATTATAAGCAAATTTGCATATAAAATTTCTGATAATCCAGTAAGTACTCTATTAATTACTGCTTATGGTCATGATACACCTATTGTTTTTGTACCTTCTATGCATGATTCTATGTATGATGCAGTTAGTGAAAATGTTCTTAAGTTAAAAAGGGAAGGTATAAAATTTGTAAATCCTCGTATAGATGAAGGTAAAGCTAAATTTCCAGCTATTGAAGATATTGTTCTTGAATCAATCAGAGCTGTTAATTTAGATAAAGTTGAAAAGGGAATTGCAGATGAGGATTTATTGAGTATAGCTAATAAAAATATATTGATTAGTTTAGGTGGGACTTTTGAAGAAATTGATCCTATAAGAGGTATTTCTAATAGGTCTTCTGGAAAAATGGGTTTAGAATTAGCTAAAGAAGCTTTTATTAGAGGAGCTAACCTAACAATTTTAGCTGCACATCATGAAGTTTCTATTCCAAAGGTTTTTAATGTTATTGGTGCTGAATCAAGTAGCCTTATGAATGAAAAAATTGATGAATTAATTCCTAATTTTGATATATTTATAGCTACTGCTGCTGTTTCAGATTTTACTCCAATTAATAAGGAAGATTTTAAAATATCTTCATCATATAACTTATCTTTAGAATTTGAACCACTTGCTAAGATAATTAAAAGAATTAAAAAGATTAATGAAGATATATTTTTAGTTGGATTTAAAGCAGAGTATAATATTTCAGAAGAAAAGATGATTGATTGTGCTAAAATTCAAATGCAAGAGGTAGGGACTGATTTAGTTGTGGCAAATGATGTTTCTAATAGGGGATGTGAGTTTGGTTCTGAAACTAATGAGGTTATTCTTGTAAGTGATGAAATTAAGAAAGTTTCCCTAAATTCTAAAAAAGAGATTGCTAGATCGATCTTTGATGAAATTTCTACTAAAATTTAA
- a CDS encoding PsbP-related protein, producing MKKIIGIGLVLILLIVSISFFINNPISSNEDVDISQQSVEFSENGISLSMPGDWVSANSNSNETVLAIADSNSKDSSGFNSINVNIEKKSNSKSLQSEFQSNYNTLARNSDFNILYMGNVSFNGEAAMEADYTSVSNNVSKQHKAIWIKKGSDIYVILCTAPQSEFDDKIGTFDFIINSIKL from the coding sequence ATGAAAAAGATTATTGGTATTGGATTAGTGTTAATTCTATTGATTGTAAGCATTTCCTTTTTTATAAATAATCCTATAAGCTCTAATGAGGATGTAGATATTTCACAGCAATCAGTAGAGTTTTCTGAAAATGGTATATCATTATCAATGCCTGGTGATTGGGTTTCTGCAAATTCAAATTCTAATGAAACAGTTTTAGCAATAGCAGATTCTAACTCAAAAGATTCTTCAGGTTTTAATAGCATTAATGTAAATATTGAAAAGAAATCTAACTCTAAATCTTTACAATCTGAATTCCAGTCTAACTACAATACTTTAGCACGTAATTCTGATTTTAATATTTTATACATGGGTAATGTTTCTTTTAATGGTGAAGCAGCTATGGAGGCAGATTATACTTCTGTATCTAATAATGTATCAAAACAACATAAAGCTATTTGGATTAAAAAAGGTTCTGATATTTATGTTATTTTATGTACTGCACCACAATCTGAATTTGATGATAAGATAGGCACTTTTGATTTTATTATTAATAGCATTAAGTTATAA